A section of the Oncorhynchus keta strain PuntledgeMale-10-30-2019 chromosome 15, Oket_V2, whole genome shotgun sequence genome encodes:
- the LOC118394865 gene encoding protein-lysine 6-oxidase-like yields MAKWSVLLFYLLQGLAHLITGQQQPPRERVGPWRQRIQWKNNGQVYSLMSTGSEYQPLARPRSQSTVYVSTRRDGTGQTQPGTREGRVAHIRSGRVESNLGAEHLRDQTNNVLDPGSVALGHDNGQYVVPNAPRHSGARQQPAVPYRAGVAGSPGARRYSPEHTYRVNASVTALLPEFSGSGIPRRGTPVTQDATGDARSGVHASPPRGSEAVLVPGGEYQQIRAEPEASISRQTAQMEHSNSGYVVPNGRDAPPLPRPDNSGETSIEAASNGEDMVSDDPRNPFKNHRNSVFYNMYPSRGRTPVVRTRRPPAPAPGTGYGTRYFQNGLPDLVPDPYSIQAGAYIQRMQMYSLRCAAEENCLARSASTARDIDYRVLLRFPQKVKNQGTTDFLPVKPRHQWEWHSCHQHYHSMDAFSNYDLLEVTTGRKVAEGHKASFCLEDTGCDAGFRRRYACTAHTQGLSPGCHDTYAANIDCQWIDITDVPTGNYVLRVIVNPSYHVQESDYSNNVVRCDVTYTGTQVQTRNCRLTRG; encoded by the exons ATGGCGAAATGGTCGGTTTTACTCTTTTATCTCCTCCAAGGACTGGCTCATCTTATTACTGGACAGCAGCAGCCACCGCGTGAGCGAGTGGGGCCTTGGCGGCAGAGGATTCAGTGGAAGAATAACGGTCAGGTGTACAGTCTAATGAGCACCGGGTCAGAGTATCAACCACTGGCGCGCCCAAGGAGCCAGTCCACGGTATACGTGAGCACTAGGAGGGATGGCACCGGCCAGACGCAGCCTGGAACGCGGGAAGGCAGAGTGGCTCACATAAGATCTGGACGAGTGGAATCGAATTTAGGCGCAGAACATTTACGGGACCAAACCAACAATGTTCTAGATCCTGGATCTGTAGCTCTAGGACATGACAATGGGCAGTACGTGGTGCCCAATGCTCCGCGGCACTCAGGCGCCAGACAGCAACCTGCGGTTCCATACCGAGCGGGAGTGGCGGGATCCCCTGGCGCACGGCGCTACTCTCCAGAGCACACATACCGAGTCAACGCATCAGTCACCGCGCTGCTCCCCGAGTTCTCCGGTAGCGGAATACCGAGGAGAGGAACGCCAGTCACTCAGGATGCTACCGGGGATGCTCGCTCGGGGGTTCATGCCTCTCCACCCCGGGGAAGCGAGGCAGTGCttgtgccgggtggagaataCCAACAGATACGCGCTGAGCCGGAAGCATCCATCTCCAGGCAAACCGCACAAATGGAACATTCCAACTCAGGTTATGTCGTCCCCAACGGCAGGGATGCTCCTCCACTACCCAGACCCGATAACAGTGGTGAGACGTCGATCGAGGCAGCGAGTAATGGCGAGGACATGGTCTCGGACGACCCTAGGAACCCTTTTAAAAACCACCGGAATTCCGTTTTCTACAATATGTACCCCTCCAGAGGCAGAACGCCGGTAGTGCGCACGCGGCGTCCCCCGGCGCCAGCTCCTGGCACTGGATACGGAACCAGATATTTCCAGAATG GGCTCCCAGACCTCGTCCCAGACCCGTATTCCATCCAGGCTGGTGCCTACATCCAGCGGATGCAGATGTACTCGCTGCGTTGTGCAGCTGAGGAGAACTGTTTGGCGAG GTCAGCGAGCACAGCCAGGGACATAGACTACAGAGTACTGCTCCGCTTCCCCCAGAAGGTCAAGAACCAAGGCACAACTGACTTCCTTCCGGTCAAACCAAGACACCAGTGGGAATGGCACAGCTGTCACCA ACACTACCACAGTATGGATGCCTTCAGTAACTATGATCTACTGGAGGTCACAACAGGAAGGAAGGTGGCAGAGGGACACAAGGCCAGTTTTTGTCTGGAGGACACGGGCTGTGATGCTGGATTCAGACGCCGCTACGCATGCACAGCACATACACAG GGGCTGAGTCCAGGATGTCATGATACATATGCTGCGAATATTGACTGTCAGTGGATCGACATCACTGATGTTCCTACAGGAAACTACGTCCTGAGG GTCATAGTCAACCCCAGTTATCATGTGCAAGAGTCAGACTATTCCAACAACGTGGTGAGATGTGATGTCACATACACAGGTACTCAGGTTCAAACACGGAACTGTCGGCTAACCAG GGGTTAA